The Hemicordylus capensis ecotype Gifberg chromosome 6, rHemCap1.1.pri, whole genome shotgun sequence genome window below encodes:
- the LOC128330652 gene encoding olfactory receptor 5V1-like, with protein MEMQNETELTEFILLGFSHLEDIHLLLFVAFLIIYLFTVLWNTVIIILAVVDQRLSTPMYFFLGNLSFLDICYTTTTIPQMLDHLLAERSSISYMGCVFQLYFFFSFLGTECLLLAVMAFDRYVAICNPLRYTIIIGKNICLQLATACWAGGFLNSAVHTVYAFQLPFCGENNIDAFYCDIPPLLKLSCGDISLNQMLLLYIGLFMAWTPFVSILLSYTYIISTVLKIRSSEGRQKAFSTCSSHLTVVLLYYGSAIFTYLRPVSSNSSVNEKLIPLLYSILTPLLNPIIYTLRNKDVKKAWQNMMGKLF; from the coding sequence ATGGAAATGCAAAATGAGACTGAGTTGACTGAGTTCATTCTTCTGGGTTTTTCACATCTGGAAGACATCCATCTTTTACTCTTTGTGGCATTCTTGATAATCTATCTTTTTACTGTTCTGTGGAATACTGTCATCATCATATTGGCTGTGGTGGACCAGAGGCTCAGCAcccccatgtatttcttccttGGGAACCTCTCCTTTCTTGACATCTGCTACACAACCACCACAATCCCTCAGATGCTGGATCACCTTCTGGCTGAGAGAAGTAGCATCTCCTACATGGGCTGTGTGTTTCAGCTGtactttttcttctcctttttgggAACAGAATGCCTCCTTTTGGCAGTGATGGCTTTTGATCGCTATGTTGCCATATGCAACCCTTTGCGGTACACAATAATTATTGGCAAAAATATTTGCCTCCAGCTAGCCACAGCTTGTTGGGCTGGTGGCTTCCTCAACTCTGCCGTGCACACAGTCTATGCCTTCCAGCTTCCTTTCTGTGGGGAAAACAACATAGATGCTTTCTATTGTGATATTCCACCGCTGCTAAAGTTATCATGTGGGGACATCTCCCTCAATCAAATGCTCTTGCTTTATATTGGCTTATTTATggcgtggacaccttttgtgAGCATTCTTTTATCTTACACCTACATAATTTCAACTGTTTTGAAGATACGTTCATCAGAAGGGAGACAGAAGGCATTCTCAACTTGCTCCTCTCATCTCACTGTGGTCCTTCTATACTATGGTAGTGCCATCTTTACCTACTTAAGACCTGTTTCTTCTAATTCATCAGTTAATGAAAAGCTCATCCCATTGCTGTACAGTATCTTGACCCCTTTGTTAAACCCTATAATATATACCTTGCGGAACAAAGATGTGAAGAAAGCATGGCAAAATATGATggggaaattattttaa